In Micrococcales bacterium, the following proteins share a genomic window:
- a CDS encoding S8 family peptidase, with translation MRTLRIAGAVLAVAAVAGAGPASADGWGLDRIDQRNLPLDGTYAPPSDGTGVTVYLIDAGLDVDNSQFGGRATLGIDLTGTGVTDCSDEFGVGHGTFVAGIVGGTNTGVANRVNLVEVQALGCTEGGSTMTLKQERRAVVRAAGWIRRNAVRPAVVNMSLAFGRSASVDRAVRRLVRSGIPVVAAAGNQGENACRHSPARVSSVITVGASTQRDRVWSGSNQGRCVDIFAPGKGITSVLADGGVFHYRGVGATSWATPSVTGAVAQYLQRNPQAGPSEVRRAVRRSATVGVLDGLDAGSPNRLLYVGAP, from the coding sequence GTGCGTACTCTTCGGATCGCAGGTGCCGTACTGGCCGTGGCGGCAGTGGCAGGAGCCGGGCCTGCGAGTGCCGACGGGTGGGGGCTGGACCGGATCGACCAGCGCAACCTGCCGCTGGACGGGACGTACGCCCCGCCATCGGACGGGACGGGTGTCACCGTCTACCTCATCGACGCCGGCCTCGACGTCGACAACTCGCAGTTCGGCGGTCGCGCGACGCTCGGGATCGACCTGACCGGCACCGGGGTGACTGATTGTTCCGACGAATTCGGCGTCGGTCACGGGACCTTCGTCGCGGGCATCGTCGGCGGCACGAACACCGGGGTGGCCAACCGGGTGAACCTCGTGGAAGTCCAGGCCCTCGGGTGCACTGAAGGCGGGTCGACGATGACCCTCAAGCAGGAGCGCCGGGCGGTGGTGCGGGCAGCGGGCTGGATCCGCCGGAACGCGGTACGTCCCGCGGTGGTGAACATGTCACTGGCCTTCGGCCGGTCCGCCAGTGTGGACCGCGCGGTCCGGCGACTGGTGCGCAGCGGGATCCCGGTGGTCGCGGCGGCCGGCAACCAGGGTGAGAACGCATGCCGGCATTCGCCCGCGCGCGTGTCATCGGTGATCACGGTCGGGGCCAGCACGCAGCGGGATCGGGTGTGGTCCGGTTCCAACCAGGGCCGGTGCGTGGACATCTTCGCGCCGGGCAAGGGCATCACGTCCGTGCTCGCCGACGGTGGGGTGTTCCACTACCGCGGCGTGGGTGCCACCTCGTGGGCCACCCCGTCCGTCACCGGTGCGGTGGCTCAGTACCTCCAGCGCAATCCGCAGGCGGGCCCCTCGGAGGTGCGGCGTGCGGTGCGCCGGTCGGCGACCGTGGGGGTGCTCGACGGACTGGATGCGGGTAGCCCGAACCGACTGTTGTACGTGGGTGCTCCCTGA
- a CDS encoding TM0106 family RecB-like putative nuclease — translation MQVIKGQVLISPSDITAAAACEFAWLRSLDVRLGRIDTLPEAVDPLMDRAAELGLLHEQRHLDSLTAIHGPSGVVTIDSPGGDLDALAEACEATLAALHARTPVVYQAALRDGDLRGFADFLVLDADGRYVVQDSKLARSAKVPALLQIAAYADILERHGIPIASHGVLVLGNGLESVHDLSTVIPVYRARRQALTELLTAHLVGTEVVAWGDVPACGHCAVCTEEVENHRDLLLVAGLRMTQREKFMSAGITTIDDLAAHPGRIPGIAHDTYTRLQRQARLQIRQESQSQPVYEVIDREPLTALPAPSPGDIFFDFEGDPMWQDPSDRSWGLEYLFGVIEADSGRFVTYWADDRRQERAALRNFLDYVAQRRRTWPDMHIYHYANYERHTLLRLAGQFGTGEDEVDDLLRTGALVDLYPVVRGAIQVGTRSYGLKALEPLFMPGHREGDVTSAGDSVVQYAAYCAERERGDDAAAAELRQQILDYNEQDCRSTQLLRDWLLGFAGTEPLATAPSAPHNTGSAAAEEAAVADPLWALAGDGERTPMQQGFALLAAAVGFHRREDKPFWWGHFDRLDNPPDTWADARDALLIEDCVVLQDWEKPGKKNHRRHLRARGTLQPGSCLERDQSAYLLYDWPHPAGLPDGGGTSRGHTNAEITLVAQDADSAVFEVVEALPKTADPFPQLPMAAAPTPGPSAKPLQRAIRGIASSAASGQLPTPIANLVLREPPALTTPGLPAVAGDDFVGAITEAVRALDDSTLAVQGPPGSGKTHTAAHVIARLVKDDGWRVGVVSQGHSAVNHLLDGIVKAGVDPERVGKKDKPEGCLWRDVATAKTAEFLADHEGIGCVLGGTAWDSASDRVGPAQLDLLVVDEAGQFSLANTIAVSRSCQRLLLLGDPQQLPQVSQGTHPEPVDVSALGWLSQEAILPAELGYFLHTTWRMHPDLCRAVSEHSYAGRLTAHSCTSERDLRDDQRRPVTAGLIAEHVDHQGNSVMSAEEADRIAELAREALTWQWQPIPHAHHRPVLPEDVLIVAPYNAQVDLIRRTLAAQGLAGFRVGTVDKFQGQQAAMVLVSMAASSHDDVPRGMEFLLSPNRLNVAVSRAQWRTVVVHSTRLTDYLPATPERLDELGRFMKLLTTPAGEPSSPAPAPLRI, via the coding sequence ATGCAGGTGATCAAGGGCCAGGTCCTGATCTCACCGTCCGACATCACCGCCGCTGCCGCGTGTGAGTTCGCGTGGCTGCGATCACTGGATGTGCGCCTCGGCCGGATCGACACCCTGCCGGAGGCGGTCGATCCGCTGATGGACCGCGCCGCCGAACTCGGGCTGCTCCACGAACAACGCCACTTGGACAGCCTCACCGCCATCCATGGCCCTTCCGGCGTTGTGACGATCGACTCCCCCGGCGGCGATCTCGACGCTCTCGCTGAGGCGTGCGAAGCCACCCTCGCTGCCCTGCATGCCCGTACGCCGGTGGTGTACCAGGCGGCGCTGCGCGACGGCGACCTACGCGGGTTCGCCGACTTCCTCGTACTGGACGCGGACGGCCGTTACGTGGTGCAGGACAGCAAACTGGCCCGCTCGGCCAAGGTGCCGGCACTGCTGCAGATCGCCGCGTACGCCGACATCCTCGAGCGCCACGGGATCCCCATCGCCAGTCACGGTGTGCTCGTCCTCGGGAACGGGCTGGAGTCGGTGCACGACCTGTCCACCGTCATTCCCGTCTACCGCGCGCGGCGGCAAGCCCTCACCGAACTGCTCACCGCCCATCTCGTAGGCACCGAGGTCGTCGCCTGGGGAGATGTCCCCGCCTGCGGCCACTGCGCGGTGTGCACCGAGGAAGTCGAGAACCACCGCGACCTGCTCCTCGTGGCCGGGCTTCGCATGACCCAGCGCGAGAAGTTCATGAGCGCCGGAATCACCACCATCGACGACCTCGCCGCTCACCCAGGCCGCATCCCCGGAATCGCCCACGACACGTACACACGCCTTCAGCGGCAAGCCCGGCTCCAGATCCGTCAGGAATCCCAGTCGCAGCCCGTCTACGAGGTGATCGACCGCGAACCGCTGACCGCGCTGCCCGCGCCCTCACCGGGCGACATCTTCTTCGACTTCGAAGGCGATCCCATGTGGCAGGACCCTTCCGACCGGTCGTGGGGACTCGAGTACCTGTTCGGCGTCATCGAGGCCGACTCCGGACGCTTCGTGACGTACTGGGCCGACGACCGTCGGCAGGAACGCGCCGCACTGCGCAACTTCCTCGACTACGTCGCGCAGCGGCGACGTACCTGGCCGGACATGCACATCTACCACTACGCCAATTACGAACGCCACACGCTGCTGCGCCTGGCCGGGCAATTCGGCACCGGCGAGGACGAAGTCGACGACCTCCTGCGCACCGGAGCGCTTGTCGACCTCTACCCGGTGGTGCGCGGCGCTATCCAGGTGGGCACCCGTTCCTACGGACTGAAGGCGCTCGAGCCGTTGTTCATGCCCGGTCACCGCGAGGGCGACGTGACCTCGGCCGGCGATTCCGTGGTCCAGTACGCCGCCTATTGCGCGGAGCGTGAACGCGGTGACGACGCGGCGGCCGCGGAACTGCGGCAGCAGATCCTCGACTACAACGAGCAGGACTGCCGGTCGACGCAGTTGTTGCGTGACTGGCTGCTGGGCTTCGCGGGCACCGAGCCCCTCGCCACGGCCCCGTCCGCCCCGCACAACACCGGGAGCGCCGCGGCCGAGGAGGCCGCCGTCGCCGACCCCCTGTGGGCTCTGGCCGGCGACGGGGAACGCACCCCGATGCAGCAGGGGTTCGCCCTGCTCGCGGCCGCGGTCGGTTTCCACCGCCGGGAGGACAAGCCTTTCTGGTGGGGGCACTTCGACCGGCTGGACAACCCGCCGGACACGTGGGCGGATGCCCGCGACGCGCTGCTCATCGAGGACTGCGTCGTCCTGCAGGACTGGGAGAAGCCAGGCAAGAAGAATCACCGGCGCCATCTCCGGGCACGAGGGACGTTGCAGCCGGGGTCATGCTTGGAACGCGACCAATCCGCGTACCTCCTCTACGACTGGCCACATCCTGCCGGCCTGCCCGACGGTGGCGGCACTTCGCGCGGGCATACCAACGCTGAGATCACGCTGGTCGCTCAGGATGCCGACAGCGCGGTCTTCGAGGTGGTGGAAGCACTGCCGAAGACCGCGGACCCGTTCCCGCAACTGCCCATGGCCGCCGCTCCCACCCCTGGACCCAGCGCCAAGCCGCTGCAGCGTGCCATCCGCGGCATCGCCTCGTCTGCGGCATCCGGACAGTTGCCCACGCCCATCGCCAACCTCGTGCTGCGCGAACCACCGGCGCTGACCACGCCCGGGCTCCCGGCGGTCGCCGGCGACGACTTCGTGGGCGCCATCACCGAGGCCGTCCGCGCGCTCGACGACTCGACTCTCGCGGTCCAGGGCCCGCCCGGCAGCGGCAAGACCCACACGGCCGCCCACGTCATCGCGCGCCTGGTGAAGGACGACGGCTGGCGGGTCGGCGTCGTCTCGCAGGGGCACAGCGCCGTCAACCACCTTCTGGACGGCATCGTGAAAGCGGGTGTCGATCCGGAACGAGTGGGCAAGAAGGACAAACCCGAGGGCTGCCTCTGGAGGGACGTCGCCACCGCGAAGACGGCGGAGTTCCTCGCCGACCACGAAGGGATCGGGTGCGTCCTCGGCGGCACCGCATGGGACTCCGCATCCGACCGTGTGGGCCCGGCACAACTGGACCTACTCGTGGTCGATGAGGCCGGACAGTTCTCCCTCGCCAACACCATCGCCGTCTCCCGTAGTTGTCAGCGCCTACTCCTGCTGGGCGACCCACAGCAACTCCCGCAGGTCAGCCAGGGCACCCACCCGGAACCGGTCGACGTGTCCGCTCTGGGCTGGCTGAGCCAGGAGGCTATCCTGCCCGCCGAGCTCGGCTACTTCCTGCACACCACCTGGCGCATGCACCCCGACCTGTGCCGGGCGGTCTCCGAGCATTCCTACGCCGGCCGGCTGACCGCACACTCCTGCACGTCTGAGCGCGATCTGCGTGATGACCAGCGGCGTCCGGTGACCGCGGGACTCATCGCCGAACACGTGGACCACCAGGGCAACTCGGTGATGTCAGCGGAGGAAGCCGACCGGATCGCCGAGTTGGCGCGCGAGGCACTCACGTGGCAGTGGCAGCCGATCCCCCATGCCCACCACCGGCCCGTGCTTCCGGAAGACGTGCTGATCGTGGCGCCCTACAACGCGCAGGTCGATCTGATCCGCCGCACACTCGCCGCGCAGGGCCTGGCCGGATTCCGCGTCGGTACCGTCGACAAGTTCCAGGGTCAGCAGGCAGCGATGGTCCTCGTCTCCATGGCCGCCTCCTCCCATGACGACGTCCCCCGTGGCATGGAGTTCCTGCTGTCGCCCAACCGCCTGAACGTCGCCGTCTCCCGCGCACAGTGGCGCACAGTCGTCGTGCACTCCACACGTCTGACGGACTACCTGCCCGCGACCCCCGAGCGGCTCGACGAACTCGGCCGGTTCATGAAGTTGCTGACCACTCCGGCAGGAGAGCCTTCCTCGCCAGCGCCCGCACCCCTGCGGATCTGA
- a CDS encoding plasmid pRiA4b ORF-3 family protein → MSDEEPGLRPVTYLSDFRPGLVARPELRRRRLPGVVGYRVTAELNESEPPIRRTLEIPSDLGLDMFHQVLQGAFGWTDSHLHRFALGGSPFDQDSQVFLCSYDVAEGDDDGPPEESVRIDEVLQEPGDVLHYVYDYGDHWDLTIRLDALLAEPPRGAPATCVDGQRAAPPDDCGSRRTAAELAEVLEVPARFDIEEVNASLSHPVLLMQHAGIDSSLVTLLLRLRSAPVGPRLAALGSVLCAEQPPPSHDEIDELLRPVRWFLERAEGEGIPLTAAGYLKPVDVEAASEVIPAAKDWIGKKNREDQTAPVLWFRETLQSLGLLRKYKGRLLLDQGGHQRAGRRWLPLGSHRPAAGAGHGRL, encoded by the coding sequence GTGTCAGATGAGGAGCCCGGTCTCCGGCCTGTGACGTATCTCAGTGATTTCCGGCCGGGACTGGTCGCGCGACCGGAACTGCGCCGTCGCCGTTTGCCAGGGGTCGTCGGATACCGGGTGACCGCCGAGCTCAACGAGTCCGAACCGCCGATCCGGCGGACGCTCGAGATCCCCTCCGATCTGGGTCTGGACATGTTCCATCAGGTGCTTCAGGGAGCCTTCGGCTGGACCGATTCCCACCTCCATCGCTTCGCCCTCGGTGGGTCGCCCTTCGACCAGGACAGCCAAGTGTTCCTGTGCTCCTACGACGTCGCCGAAGGCGATGACGACGGTCCGCCGGAGGAGTCGGTGCGCATCGACGAGGTCCTGCAGGAACCAGGCGACGTTCTGCACTACGTATACGACTACGGCGATCACTGGGATCTGACGATCCGGCTGGACGCCCTGCTGGCTGAACCACCGCGGGGCGCGCCGGCGACGTGCGTCGACGGCCAGCGTGCGGCGCCCCCGGATGACTGCGGCAGCCGGCGCACGGCCGCGGAACTCGCCGAGGTCTTGGAGGTTCCAGCGCGGTTCGACATCGAGGAGGTCAACGCCAGCCTGTCGCACCCCGTGCTCCTCATGCAGCACGCCGGGATCGATTCGTCGCTGGTCACGCTCCTGCTTCGTCTGCGGAGCGCTCCCGTGGGCCCCCGGCTTGCGGCGCTCGGTTCGGTGCTTTGCGCAGAGCAACCGCCACCGAGTCACGATGAGATCGACGAACTGCTGCGTCCGGTGCGGTGGTTCCTGGAACGGGCCGAGGGGGAAGGGATCCCGCTCACCGCCGCCGGCTACCTCAAGCCTGTGGATGTGGAGGCGGCGAGCGAGGTGATCCCGGCGGCGAAGGACTGGATCGGGAAGAAGAACCGTGAGGACCAGACAGCTCCGGTGCTGTGGTTCCGCGAAACGCTGCAGTCACTGGGATTGCTGCGCAAGTACAAGGGCCGGCTGCTCCTTGACCAAGGCGGGCACCAGAGGGCTGGCCGACGCTGGCTTCCTCTTGGGTCACATCGCCCCGCGGCTGGTGCCGGACATGGCCGGCTATGA